Part of the Virgibacillus necropolis genome, AAAAAGAATGGGAAACTGAGTCTATTTCTATAACTGCTGTTTATATGGGCGGTATGAACACACCTTTCTGGGATAATTCATCTCATGTGAAAGATGCCTCCTCATTAAAAGGACCTGAAATTGTTGCTAAACAAATCTATGAAGAAGATGATGGGCGGAAAGAGATTGTAATAGATAAATAATTAATACTACTGGGCTGATATATGCTTACGATTAGGGCATATATCAGCTACTTTTTAATACACTATTACGCTTCTTCCTCAACTTCATCTAAAAATTGATTGATTAAATCTATGCCAAATCCTTTTCGATATAGACCCTCTTTTACTTTATTTCGTAATTCATAACCGGTTAATTTCGCTCTGTGCTTTCGTAATAGCTTGTCTCCATGTTTGGTAATAGCTATCCATTCAGCATCATCATCTTTATCCTCTCCAAGGTCAGCAACCGCTTCTTTTATGACATCCTGTTCAAATCCTTTTTGCATAAGTGTAACTTGAAGCTGTTGTAGCTGCTTATTGAAAGAGTCTTTACCCTGTTTATTCATTTTTTTATGGATCCATTTCTCTACTTTTTCCGTTTGTACATCGAACGTATATTGCTCTATGGCTTTACTTGCAATTGCCACTGAAACACCTTTTTCAATCAATTCTTTTTTCACTAACATTGGACCTTTAATAGAAGTTTGTATTCTTGTTCGAACAAATGCATCTGCAAATATTGTATCATCAAGCAATCCTTCAGACTCTAATCGCTCCTTAATTTGTTTGATATGCTCCAC contains:
- the recX gene encoding recombination regulator RecX translates to MKKITRITTQKKHKKRYNIFLDDGQGEKYGFSVDEALLIEYKLRKDLELDDSMIETLIKKDDVHKSYTLTINFLSYRMRTKKEIHDYLVKKEVDVEHIKQIKERLESEGLLDDTIFADAFVRTRIQTSIKGPMLVKKELIEKGVSVAIASKAIEQYTFDVQTEKVEKWIHKKMNKQGKDSFNKQLQQLQVTLMQKGFEQDVIKEAVADLGEDKDDDAEWIAITKHGDKLLRKHRAKLTGYELRNKVKEGLYRKGFGIDLINQFLDEVEEEA